A single Pirellulaceae bacterium DNA region contains:
- a CDS encoding purine-nucleoside phosphorylase — MPAEIDLQRCLPAQFHECVTAACEVIQQHRILAPWVGCVLGSGLGGLAAQVTHATSIPYADVPGFSKTHAVGHAGRLVLGYFGGVPVVLLQGRSHRYEGRSPREVQFPIYVLRALGATTLITTNAAGGVNPTFRVGDLMVINRHIDLLWPGQFGRAAPLGEPIPSPAKPELQLPCVVGYDFPRPVSPYCLQLTAQVNSIAQQHGIAMQQGCYVGTLGPTYETRAEYKFFRWAGADAVGMSTIPEVIAAAQLGMKVLGISVITNVASTDTPQETSHAEVVQSSNQAGPKLQVIVRELLEQMSGQPD; from the coding sequence ATGCCTGCCGAAATTGATCTACAACGCTGCTTGCCGGCCCAGTTCCATGAATGCGTCACCGCGGCCTGCGAGGTGATTCAGCAGCATAGAATACTCGCTCCGTGGGTTGGCTGCGTCTTAGGTAGCGGACTGGGCGGCCTAGCCGCGCAGGTTACTCATGCCACCAGCATTCCTTATGCTGACGTGCCCGGTTTTTCCAAGACGCACGCCGTAGGGCATGCCGGCCGGCTGGTTCTGGGCTATTTTGGCGGAGTGCCCGTCGTGCTGTTGCAAGGCCGCAGTCATCGGTACGAGGGCCGCAGTCCGCGCGAAGTGCAGTTTCCAATCTATGTCCTGCGTGCCTTAGGTGCCACCACACTCATCACGACCAATGCTGCAGGTGGCGTTAATCCGACTTTTCGCGTTGGCGATCTGATGGTTATCAACCGGCATATCGACTTACTGTGGCCCGGACAGTTTGGTCGCGCAGCACCGCTAGGCGAACCAATCCCAAGCCCCGCGAAGCCAGAGCTTCAACTGCCGTGTGTAGTAGGCTATGATTTCCCGCGTCCTGTAAGTCCTTACTGCTTACAGTTGACAGCCCAAGTGAATTCGATTGCACAGCAACATGGCATTGCCATGCAGCAGGGTTGTTATGTTGGGACGTTGGGACCAACTTATGAAACGCGAGCTGAGTACAAATTCTTTCGCTGGGCTGGCGCCGATGCAGTGGGCATGAGCACGATACCGGAGGTCATAGCTGCCGCTCAGTTGGGTATGAAAGTATTGGGCATCTCAGTCATTACCAATGTGGCATCTACCGACACGCCACAGGAGACTTCTCACGCAGAAGTTGTTCAGTCGAGCAATCAAGCGGGGCCAAAATTGCAGGTGATTGTACGAGAGCTACTGGAACAAATGTCTGGCCAACCTGACTAG
- a CDS encoding purine-nucleoside phosphorylase, giving the protein MLELFNQIQQAVAVIRSRWNQRPRAGIILGTGLGPLVQQIQEAVAIEYADIPFFPKSTATSHRGRLVCGSLCGLPVMAMEGRFHLYEGYPLKQVTLPVRVMRAMGAELLVVSNAAGGMNPNHRSGDIVVIDDHINLMGDNPLIGINDDRLGPRFPDMSQPYDQTLIDKALEVARQQNIVAHRGVFVAVSGPNLETRAEYRFLRAIGADVVGMSTVPEVIVAVHAGMRAVGFSVITDMCLPDALEAADVDKIIATANAAEPKLRALMRGVLEYEKQRPASA; this is encoded by the coding sequence ATGCTGGAACTATTTAATCAAATTCAACAAGCGGTGGCGGTGATACGTAGCCGCTGGAATCAGCGGCCACGAGCTGGAATCATCTTGGGTACCGGCTTGGGGCCGCTGGTCCAACAAATCCAAGAAGCGGTTGCCATCGAGTACGCCGATATACCGTTTTTTCCGAAATCCACTGCGACTAGCCATCGTGGACGGCTGGTTTGTGGCAGCCTTTGCGGGCTGCCCGTGATGGCCATGGAGGGCCGTTTTCATTTGTACGAAGGCTACCCGTTGAAGCAAGTAACACTGCCAGTCCGAGTCATGCGGGCTATGGGGGCTGAGCTGTTGGTTGTTTCCAACGCGGCTGGCGGTATGAACCCCAATCATCGGTCGGGCGATATCGTGGTAATTGACGATCATATTAACCTAATGGGCGACAATCCATTGATTGGCATTAACGACGATCGTTTGGGGCCAAGATTCCCGGATATGTCGCAGCCGTACGATCAAACGCTGATTGATAAAGCCCTGGAAGTCGCTCGACAGCAAAACATCGTGGCTCACCGCGGAGTTTTTGTGGCGGTCTCAGGACCAAATTTGGAAACGCGAGCCGAGTATCGTTTTCTGCGCGCCATAGGGGCGGATGTTGTGGGGATGTCGACTGTGCCAGAAGTTATCGTCGCAGTCCACGCGGGTATGAGGGCCGTCGGTTTTTCCGTGATTACCGATATGTGCCTGCCCGATGCCCTGGAGGCAGCCGATGTCGATAAAATAATCGCCACCGCAAATGCGGCTGAGCCGAAATTGCGAGCACTGATGCGGGGCGTACTGGAGTACGAAAAGCAGCGTCCGGCCAGCGCGTAA